The sequence below is a genomic window from Phycisphaerae bacterium.
CATGTTGAGCTTGGCGTCCAGGTTATCGAGATAGTGGACCGCGACGGCCTCGGGCATCATGGGGAGCTTAGGGCTGCCGAATTCGTACATGCCGTGGTGGGCGAGGATGATGTGCTGCAAGGCGTTCTTGACGTCGGCCGGGAACGGCTCACCGGTCTCGGCCTCGACCGCCTTAGCTTTCTCCTGGACCCAGATCGCGGCCTGGACGATATGTCCGACCAGTTGTCCCTCGTTGGTGTACTGGAAGCTTGTTTCGCACCGCAGCTCAGCGGTCTTGCCGATGTCGTGCAGGAAGATGCCGACCAGAACCAAGTCCAAGCTGACGGCGGGGTAGCGAGGCATGACGAGGAGGGCCAGTTCGAGCACGTTGCGGGTGTGCTCGAGGAGCCCGCCCACGTAGGCGTGATGCATCTGCATTGCGGCGGGCGACTGCCGGAAGCGCTCCATGAGGGGCTCGTCCAGGATAAACTGCTTAGCAAGGTTGAGCAGGTGCTTGTTCTTGACCTGACGCAGGATCTCCTTGACACGGGCAAACATTGCCGCGACGTCTTCCTGGGTGTGCGGGATGAACTCGGAGAGGTCCACGCTCTTCGGATCGACCGGCCTCATGCCGTCGACGATGAACTGGAGCGAACCCTTGTAGTTTTCGACTCGCCCCTTGAATCGCATGAAGCCGCCCTCGGGCATCTGCTCGAACATGGGCTCGGTCGCCTGCCAGATCCGACCCAGGAGTTGGCCGGTCTTGTCGGCCAACACGCAGTGGATGTACAGGGAACCGTTGGAGGTCGTCCGGAGGTCTTTGGCGGAGATCAGGAATACCTGGTCTTCAAGAAAGGCGCCGGCGGTCAGATCCTTAATGAATTGTCTTGTTTTTGTGCCTGAAGTCTTGTTCATGTCGCTCCTTCCATGCGGCGCCGAGGGGGCGAAACCGCGGCGGCCACGATCAGCATAACCGCTCTTTGGTCATCTTGCCACGTTTGAGGCATA
It includes:
- a CDS encoding HD domain-containing protein, whose product is MNKTSGTKTRQFIKDLTAGAFLEDQVFLISAKDLRTTSNGSLYIHCVLADKTGQLLGRIWQATEPMFEQMPEGGFMRFKGRVENYKGSLQFIVDGMRPVDPKSVDLSEFIPHTQEDVAAMFARVKEILRQVKNKHLLNLAKQFILDEPLMERFRQSPAAMQMHHAYVGGLLEHTRNVLELALLVMPRYPAVSLDLVLVGIFLHDIGKTAELRCETSFQYTNEGQLVGHIVQAAIWVQEKAKAVEAETGEPFPADVKNALQHIILAHHGMYEFGSPKLPMMPEAVAVHYLDNLDAKLNMFMTRIGADPDPASDWTEYVRGLDVKIFKKDVMGIRR